One stretch of Stigmatella aurantiaca DNA includes these proteins:
- a CDS encoding hybrid sensor histidine kinase/response regulator, with the protein MRVLLVEDDEDDFLLVRDALRAMGSGGVTIDWVSEADPALAALAEARHEVCLLDYQLGAHTGLELLEQARLQGVHTPIILLTGMAEGSEVDRQAQQAGAADFLAKSELTPVLLERSIRYAIQHARTLEVLRRSQANFRELIEQMPAGLTVLTGGRVVYVNPAMARLSGVSREALLGRTLEAFLAPLLGAGEWPKLREALPEEGTPLAPRDARLLRPSGEAIPVELARLPVVFDGQPGSLWVARDLTERRLLQSRLMLAERMASLGMVAGTVAHDITNPLSYVLANLHHLEADVLPRLPLAEAERSEVRTLLGDIRHGAQSFRDIIQQLRVFAHEGKEAPAPVEVHRVLESSIRMVQHTLRQRARLVRDYTQPLSVLADEGKLGQVFMHLLVNAAEALPEGDVEHQEIRLVTRPQGAQVAIEFHDTGASIPPDRRERVFEPFFPEAAGGVDTGLGLSVCRTIVTDLGGRLALESGPGRGRVFRLLLPVPERQAVLSPPPLPLGNVPRRGRILIVDDERMVGVAIRRALQREHEVEVMTDAREALERLVAGDPFDIILCDMMMPEMSGMELYEELSRVAPRVAGRMVFLTGGAFTPRAREFLGRVGNPCMEKPFLPEELRQLVQSLLVRESSAKPGA; encoded by the coding sequence GTGCGTGTCCTGCTGGTGGAAGATGACGAGGATGACTTCCTGCTGGTCCGGGACGCGCTGCGCGCCATGGGCTCGGGCGGTGTCACGATTGACTGGGTGAGCGAGGCGGACCCGGCGCTCGCCGCGCTGGCGGAGGCTCGCCACGAGGTGTGCCTTCTGGACTACCAGCTCGGGGCGCACACGGGCCTGGAACTGCTGGAACAGGCCCGGCTCCAGGGCGTGCACACGCCCATCATCCTGCTGACGGGCATGGCGGAGGGCAGCGAGGTGGACCGCCAGGCGCAGCAGGCGGGGGCGGCGGACTTCCTGGCGAAGTCCGAGCTGACGCCGGTGCTGCTGGAGCGCTCCATCCGCTATGCCATCCAGCATGCGCGGACGCTGGAGGTGCTGCGGCGCTCCCAGGCGAACTTTCGCGAGCTCATCGAGCAGATGCCCGCGGGCCTCACCGTGCTGACGGGGGGGCGGGTCGTCTATGTGAACCCCGCCATGGCCCGGCTGAGCGGCGTGTCCCGGGAGGCGCTCCTGGGGCGGACGCTGGAGGCGTTCCTGGCGCCGCTGCTGGGGGCCGGGGAGTGGCCGAAGCTGCGGGAGGCGCTGCCGGAGGAGGGCACCCCGCTGGCGCCCCGGGATGCGCGCCTGCTGCGGCCCTCGGGCGAGGCCATTCCGGTGGAGCTGGCCCGGCTGCCGGTGGTGTTCGACGGCCAGCCCGGCTCTCTGTGGGTGGCGCGGGATTTGACCGAGCGCAGGCTGTTGCAGTCGCGCCTGATGCTCGCCGAGCGCATGGCCTCGCTGGGGATGGTGGCGGGCACGGTGGCGCACGACATCACCAACCCGCTCTCGTACGTGCTCGCCAACCTCCACCACCTGGAGGCCGATGTGCTGCCGCGCCTGCCGCTGGCCGAGGCGGAGCGCTCCGAGGTCCGCACCCTGCTGGGGGACATCCGGCACGGCGCGCAGAGCTTCCGCGACATCATCCAGCAGCTCCGCGTCTTCGCCCACGAGGGCAAGGAGGCGCCGGCGCCCGTGGAGGTGCACCGGGTGCTGGAGTCCTCCATTCGCATGGTGCAGCACACCCTGCGGCAGCGCGCCCGGCTGGTCCGGGACTACACCCAGCCGCTCTCGGTGCTGGCGGACGAGGGGAAGCTCGGGCAGGTGTTCATGCACCTGCTCGTCAACGCGGCCGAGGCCCTGCCGGAGGGGGATGTGGAGCACCAGGAGATCCGCCTGGTGACGAGGCCCCAGGGGGCGCAGGTGGCCATCGAGTTCCACGACACGGGGGCCAGCATTCCCCCGGACCGCCGGGAGCGGGTGTTCGAGCCCTTCTTCCCGGAGGCCGCAGGCGGGGTGGACACGGGGCTGGGGCTGTCCGTGTGCCGCACCATCGTGACGGACCTGGGCGGGCGCCTGGCGCTGGAGAGCGGGCCGGGGCGGGGCCGGGTCTTCCGGCTGCTCCTGCCCGTCCCGGAGCGGCAGGCCGTGCTCTCCCCACCGCCGCTGCCCCTGGGGAACGTGCCCCGGCGTGGGCGCATCCTCATCGTGGATGACGAGCGGATGGTGGGGGTGGCCATCCGCCGGGCCCTCCAGCGGGAGCACGAGGTGGAGGTGATGACGGATGCGCGCGAGGCGCTGGAGCGCCTGGTGGCCGGAGACCCCTTCGACATCATCCTCTGCGACATGATGATGCCGGAGATGAGCGGGATGGAGCTGTACGAGGAGCTCTCCCGGGTGGCGCCGCGGGTGGCCGGCAGAATGGTGTTCCTGACGGGCGGGGCCTTCACGCCGCGGGCCCGGGAGTTCCTGGGACGGGTGGGCAACCCGTGTATGGAAAAGCCGTTCCTGCCCGAGGAGCTCCGTCAGCTCGTGCAGTCGCTGCTGGTCCGTGAGTCCTCCGCGAAGCCGGGGGCCTGA
- a CDS encoding DUF2378 family protein: MHAHLESLQPVMDLDVERQLRHRMAMTSPTDTAHGMFFSGVLETVRTLGGSEAADRCQEVSERRRFIASLPYPVAGLLRMMLVAVKELGPRAGGGSAVLRRMGRQAAHDFLRAPAGRTMLVLSEGSPRRLLQQLPSSYRATVSYGERRMIAFPPGNTGRFVTQGDFMPPAYTKGLLQGVLEEGGARNVSVMGSAVGLLDSEYELAWD, translated from the coding sequence ATGCACGCACACCTCGAGTCGCTACAGCCGGTGATGGACCTCGACGTGGAGCGCCAGCTCCGCCACCGGATGGCGATGACCAGCCCCACGGACACGGCACACGGGATGTTCTTCAGCGGGGTGCTGGAAACCGTTCGCACACTCGGTGGGAGTGAAGCCGCGGACCGCTGCCAGGAAGTCTCGGAGAGGCGGCGCTTCATCGCCTCCCTTCCTTATCCCGTCGCCGGGCTGCTGCGCATGATGCTCGTGGCGGTGAAGGAGCTGGGGCCGCGTGCCGGAGGCGGCTCGGCGGTGCTGCGCCGCATGGGGCGCCAGGCGGCCCATGATTTTTTGCGCGCCCCCGCGGGCCGCACCATGCTCGTGCTCTCGGAGGGCAGCCCCCGGCGGCTCCTCCAGCAGCTGCCCTCCAGCTACCGCGCCACGGTCAGCTACGGCGAGCGCCGGATGATTGCCTTCCCGCCGGGCAACACGGGCCGGTTCGTCACGCAGGGGGATTTCATGCCTCCGGCCTACACGAAGGGGCTGTTGCAGGGCGTCCTGGAAGAGGGCGGCGCGCGGAACGTCTCGGTGATGGGCAGCGCGGTGGGGCTGCTCGACAGCGAATACGAGCTGGCCTGGGATTGA
- a CDS encoding sigma 54-interacting transcriptional regulator: MKPTASRIFTDRSPRKPLYVQVVTQPALHGCWSVNISETGIGLVATSLEGTATGPREGQLFELAFSLPDSHARIRAQGEVRWRHDTEVANGGTVMAMGVFFRSFEGAHRVTLARYLQESALQVAVAYATEAQVRLIRSALEGHARLGHATSSPEVQALLNRGDVAVLLVAGTDEVQALSLVEQLSARRMEEVDVTGAAPPSDMAARIVYCAPAPAERLVELFNAGGIFRALGPSPEPEVIRQAVLDAGREHGVRTEQRRLALELERNLLRERALLEGTAGTPSPAGGDGPGFSSPPMKRVMELVRVAAPHRVAVLLQGETGTGKEVLARIIHKLSGRGNVSLVVQDCGALSETLLESELFGHVKGAFTGAVADHPGLFVLADGGTIFLDEIENTTPNLQAKLLRVLEGGDVRPVGGTQVRHVDVRVVAASNRDLAQEVRAGRFRADLFYRLNSFTIDIPPMRERPEDILSLARHFLELFNQALKRSASGVAPEAEEALLAYAWPGNARELRNVLERAVLLSKPGELVTRSLLPPMMLASLPPGGVAPAGSLRTRMEQLERELIREALEQSGGVLRRAAVALGMDPVTLGRRARRHGLWKGG; encoded by the coding sequence ATGAAGCCCACCGCGTCCCGGATCTTCACGGACCGCAGCCCGCGCAAGCCCCTGTACGTGCAGGTCGTGACGCAGCCGGCATTGCACGGGTGCTGGTCGGTCAACATCAGCGAGACGGGGATTGGCCTGGTGGCCACCTCGCTGGAGGGGACCGCCACGGGCCCCCGCGAGGGGCAGCTCTTCGAGCTGGCCTTCTCGCTGCCGGACTCCCACGCGCGCATCCGGGCCCAGGGCGAGGTGCGCTGGCGGCATGACACGGAGGTGGCCAACGGCGGCACCGTGATGGCGATGGGGGTGTTCTTCCGCTCCTTCGAGGGCGCCCACCGCGTCACCCTGGCGCGCTACCTCCAGGAGAGCGCCCTCCAGGTGGCGGTGGCCTACGCCACGGAGGCCCAGGTGCGGCTCATCCGCTCGGCGCTGGAGGGGCACGCGCGGCTGGGCCACGCGACGTCCTCGCCGGAGGTGCAGGCGCTGCTCAACCGGGGGGACGTGGCCGTCCTGCTGGTGGCCGGCACGGACGAGGTGCAGGCCCTGTCGCTGGTGGAGCAGCTCTCCGCCCGGCGCATGGAAGAGGTGGATGTCACCGGCGCGGCGCCCCCCAGCGACATGGCGGCGCGCATCGTCTACTGCGCGCCCGCCCCGGCGGAGCGGCTGGTGGAGCTGTTCAACGCGGGGGGCATCTTCCGGGCGCTGGGCCCTTCACCCGAGCCGGAAGTCATCCGGCAGGCGGTGCTGGACGCGGGACGCGAGCACGGGGTGCGCACGGAGCAGCGGCGGCTGGCGCTCGAGCTGGAGCGCAACCTCCTGCGGGAGCGGGCGCTCCTGGAGGGCACCGCGGGCACGCCCAGCCCCGCAGGGGGCGATGGGCCCGGCTTCTCCAGCCCCCCGATGAAGCGCGTCATGGAGCTGGTGCGCGTGGCGGCCCCCCACCGGGTGGCGGTGCTGCTGCAGGGGGAGACGGGCACGGGCAAGGAGGTGCTGGCCCGCATCATCCACAAGCTGAGCGGCCGGGGGAACGTGTCCCTGGTGGTGCAGGACTGCGGCGCGCTGAGCGAGACGCTCCTGGAGAGCGAGCTGTTCGGCCACGTGAAGGGGGCCTTCACCGGCGCGGTGGCCGACCACCCGGGCCTCTTCGTCCTGGCCGACGGCGGCACCATCTTCCTGGATGAAATCGAGAACACCACCCCCAACCTCCAGGCCAAGCTCCTGCGCGTGCTGGAGGGCGGCGATGTGCGCCCCGTGGGCGGCACCCAGGTGCGCCACGTGGACGTGCGGGTGGTGGCGGCGAGCAACAGAGACTTGGCCCAGGAGGTGCGCGCCGGGCGCTTCCGGGCGGACCTCTTCTACCGGCTCAACAGCTTCACCATCGACATTCCCCCCATGCGCGAGCGCCCCGAGGACATCCTCTCGCTGGCGCGGCACTTCCTGGAGCTCTTCAATCAGGCGCTGAAGCGCTCGGCGAGCGGGGTGGCGCCCGAGGCGGAGGAGGCCCTGCTGGCGTATGCCTGGCCCGGCAACGCGCGCGAGCTGCGCAACGTGTTGGAGCGCGCGGTGCTCCTGTCGAAGCCTGGAGAGCTGGTGACGCGCAGCCTGCTGCCCCCGATGATGCTGGCAAGCCTGCCCCCCGGGGGCGTGGCCCCGGCGGGCTCGCTGCGGACCCGGATGGAGCAACTGGAGCGGGAGCTCATCCGCGAGGCCCTGGAGCAGAGTGGCGGGGTGCTGCGCCGCGCCGCGGTGGCCCTGGGCATGGACCCGGTGACGCTGGGCCGCCGGGCGCGCCGCCACGGCCTGTGGAAGGGCGGCTAA
- a CDS encoding serine hydrolase domain-containing protein — MRRETAIRRRTPMTTFPSRPTGWALPFGVGVATALVMVPLALWAGVRLGTLSSNTVRAAVPALLLVGVVPPLAVVGMEAWVIRRLGAAPGRTGLAVALALGTQVLVLAGAIGLHASARRPGDAALLTGVLAVLLPLGVTGALRARGRSGAAALRASRASLPLCLVLLGLPGGADAGCPERSLWPTQDWASAPLPAGHEPALRAFEDHAFTRKEPASERKGIRTDGVLILHRGRLVYERYAPGWTAQKRHLGWSMAKSATNALTGLAVAQGALALEDSICKYVKATRESACAIQVRHLLEFASGLDWQEGYENGPLQTSSVLAMLYGEGHGDMVAFITSHVQRDAPGTSWEYSSGDTTLLAAVVGAAMRPRQPEGWEWRLLFEPLGVRSAVWERDGKGVLVGSSLLYATPRDWAKLGFLFLNDGCWEGQRLLPEGWVAQSTAVSGPLRQKRLYWDPGDVQGWQLWLNRRVPGVQEGKPWPHVPEDAYAMRGHWGQSVTIIPSLDVVVVRMADDREPGAFELDAFLARALALVGQSP; from the coding sequence ATGCGCCGGGAGACGGCGATCCGCCGCCGCACACCGATGACGACATTCCCTTCTAGACCCACGGGGTGGGCCCTTCCCTTCGGCGTGGGAGTGGCCACCGCCCTGGTGATGGTGCCCCTGGCGCTGTGGGCGGGCGTGAGGCTGGGCACGCTCTCCTCGAACACGGTGAGGGCCGCGGTGCCCGCGCTGCTCCTGGTGGGGGTGGTGCCCCCGCTGGCGGTGGTGGGGATGGAGGCGTGGGTCATCCGCCGGCTGGGCGCGGCACCGGGGCGGACCGGGCTGGCGGTGGCGCTGGCCCTGGGGACGCAGGTGTTGGTGCTGGCGGGGGCGATCGGGCTGCATGCCTCCGCGCGGCGGCCCGGCGACGCGGCCCTGCTCACCGGGGTCCTGGCGGTGCTGCTGCCCCTGGGGGTGACGGGGGCGCTGAGGGCCCGGGGGCGCTCCGGCGCGGCGGCCCTGCGCGCCTCAAGGGCGAGCCTGCCGCTGTGCCTGGTGTTGCTGGGACTGCCGGGCGGGGCGGACGCCGGGTGTCCCGAGCGGAGCCTCTGGCCCACGCAGGACTGGGCCTCGGCGCCCTTGCCCGCCGGGCATGAGCCCGCGCTGCGGGCCTTCGAGGACCATGCCTTCACCCGGAAGGAGCCCGCCTCGGAGCGAAAGGGGATTCGCACGGACGGGGTGCTCATCCTCCACCGGGGGCGTCTGGTGTACGAGCGCTATGCGCCCGGGTGGACGGCCCAGAAGCGGCACCTGGGCTGGTCCATGGCCAAGAGTGCCACCAATGCCCTCACGGGCCTGGCGGTGGCCCAGGGCGCGCTGGCGCTGGAGGACTCCATCTGCAAGTACGTGAAGGCCACGCGGGAGTCCGCCTGTGCCATCCAGGTGCGCCACCTGCTGGAGTTCGCCTCGGGGCTGGACTGGCAGGAGGGCTACGAGAATGGCCCGCTCCAGACGTCCTCGGTCCTGGCGATGCTCTACGGCGAGGGCCACGGGGACATGGTGGCCTTCATCACCTCTCACGTGCAGCGGGACGCGCCGGGGACGAGCTGGGAGTACTCCTCGGGCGACACCACGCTGCTGGCGGCGGTGGTGGGCGCGGCGATGCGCCCCCGGCAGCCCGAGGGCTGGGAGTGGCGGCTGCTGTTCGAGCCGCTGGGCGTGCGCAGCGCGGTGTGGGAGCGCGACGGCAAGGGCGTCCTGGTGGGCTCCTCGCTCCTGTACGCCACACCGCGGGACTGGGCGAAGCTGGGCTTTCTCTTCCTGAATGACGGGTGCTGGGAGGGCCAGCGGCTGCTGCCCGAGGGCTGGGTGGCCCAGTCCACCGCCGTGTCCGGGCCGCTCCGCCAGAAGCGGCTGTATTGGGACCCGGGGGATGTGCAGGGCTGGCAGCTCTGGCTCAACCGCCGCGTGCCGGGCGTGCAGGAGGGGAAGCCCTGGCCGCACGTGCCCGAGGATGCCTACGCCATGCGCGGACACTGGGGGCAATCGGTCACCATCATCCCCTCGCTGGATGTGGTGGTGGTGCGCATGGCCGATGACCGGGAGCCGGGCGCCTTCGAGCTGGATGCCTTTCTGGCCCGGGCCCTGGCGCTGGTGGGGCAGAGCCCATGA
- a CDS encoding response regulator codes for MGRARATTILMADDDADDRELAQEALRVSQVPSALRCVEDGEELLDYLNRRGRYREPQSAPAPGLILLDLNMPRMDGREVLRTLKQDPRLKRIPVVILSTSRRDEDVVGSYDLGANCFITKPGSFSELIQMMKVLDAHWIQTAELPRAALS; via the coding sequence ATGGGACGAGCCAGAGCCACCACCATCCTGATGGCGGACGATGATGCGGATGACCGGGAGCTTGCGCAGGAGGCCCTGCGGGTCAGCCAGGTCCCCAGCGCCTTGCGGTGTGTCGAGGATGGGGAGGAGCTGCTCGACTACCTGAACCGGCGGGGCCGCTACCGCGAGCCCCAGAGCGCGCCGGCGCCCGGGCTCATCCTGTTGGACTTGAACATGCCGCGCATGGACGGCCGTGAGGTGCTGCGGACGCTCAAGCAGGACCCGCGCCTCAAGCGCATCCCCGTCGTCATCCTGAGCACCTCGCGCCGGGACGAGGACGTGGTGGGGAGCTATGACTTGGGGGCCAACTGCTTCATCACCAAGCCGGGCTCCTTCTCGGAGCTCATCCAGATGATGAAGGTCCTGGACGCGCACTGGATTCAGACCGCGGAGCTGCCCCGCGCGGCCCTCTCATGA